A part of Thermococcus sp. SY098 genomic DNA contains:
- a CDS encoding acetate--CoA ligase family protein — MKDEALKVIEDVLSKGRKALVEYEAKQVLKAYELPVPNEKLAKTLDEAFEYAKEIGYPVVLKLMSPQILHKSDAKIIALNIKNEEELKKKWEEIHENAKKYRPDAEILGVLVAPMLKPGREVIIGVTEDPQFGHAIMFGLGGIFVEILKDVTFRIIPIEEKDAWAMIKSIKGYPILAGARGEPPADMKALVDMMLKVSKLVDDLKDYIKEMDLNPVFVYNEGEEAVVVDARIILK, encoded by the coding sequence ATGAAGGATGAAGCTTTGAAAGTTATTGAAGATGTTTTGAGCAAAGGCAGAAAAGCATTAGTTGAATATGAGGCAAAGCAAGTTTTGAAGGCTTATGAACTGCCTGTTCCAAATGAAAAGCTTGCAAAGACCCTTGATGAAGCCTTCGAATATGCCAAAGAGATCGGCTACCCCGTTGTTCTTAAGCTGATGTCACCACAGATACTTCATAAGAGTGACGCAAAAATCATTGCCCTGAACATCAAAAATGAGGAAGAGCTGAAAAAGAAGTGGGAGGAAATTCATGAAAATGCCAAAAAATACCGCCCAGATGCAGAAATCTTGGGTGTTCTTGTTGCACCAATGCTTAAACCTGGGAGAGAAGTTATCATTGGTGTAACTGAAGATCCGCAGTTTGGACATGCAATAATGTTCGGTCTTGGCGGCATTTTCGTCGAAATCCTCAAGGATGTTACATTTAGGATTATTCCAATTGAGGAGAAGGATGCTTGGGCAATGATAAAGAGCATTAAAGGCTATCCAATCCTGGCTGGTGCAAGAGGAGAGCCACCAGCTGACATGAAAGCATTGGTTGACATGATGTTGAAAGTCTCAAAGCTTGTTGACGATCTGAAAGACTACATAAAGGAAATGGATCTGAACCCAGTCTTCGTCTACAACGAAGGCGAAGAAGCAGTTGTAGTTGATGCGAGGATAATTTTAAAGTGA
- a CDS encoding acetate--CoA ligase family protein — protein sequence MEMPKIVEELKPFFEPKAVAIIGATNKKGKVGNVIFENFKRNKEQGIFKGNIYPVNPKLDEIEGYKVYKSVKELPDDTDLAVISIPAPFVPATMKDIAEKGIKAVIIITGGFGELGEEGKRLEREIYEIAKANGIRVIGPNCVGVYVPDTGVDTVFLPEEKMDRPKSGPIAFVSQSGAFAAAMLDWAALAGIGIGKMVSYGNKIDVDDADLMDYFIYDDQIKVVTFYIEGVKDGRKFIEAAKRITKVKPVIALKSGRTEYGAKAASSHTGSLAGADVIYDAVFKQTGIIRAEDFEHMFDVAKAFAKCKLPKGDRIGIITDGGGAGVMASDAVAKFGLKMAQLSEETLKFLKENFPPHAVAGNPTDVVGDTDAQRYKIAIEGFVNDPNVDAILVIVLFQVPLLNEMEIIEILSEYAKKSEKPIVAVAMGGKKTEYYAKLLEEKGVPVYPTPERGVRALAGLVQYAKYLKKVEGE from the coding sequence ATGGAAATGCCAAAAATCGTTGAAGAATTAAAGCCTTTTTTTGAACCAAAGGCAGTCGCTATCATCGGAGCGACGAACAAAAAAGGAAAGGTCGGGAATGTTATTTTTGAGAACTTTAAAAGGAATAAGGAGCAGGGAATTTTCAAGGGCAACATTTATCCTGTGAATCCAAAGCTTGATGAAATCGAGGGGTATAAGGTGTATAAGAGCGTTAAGGAACTTCCTGACGACACAGACTTAGCTGTCATCTCTATTCCTGCACCATTTGTTCCAGCCACAATGAAGGACATTGCGGAAAAGGGCATCAAAGCAGTTATAATCATCACGGGAGGCTTTGGAGAGCTTGGTGAAGAAGGAAAGAGATTAGAGAGAGAAATCTACGAAATAGCAAAGGCAAACGGGATTAGAGTTATTGGACCAAACTGTGTTGGTGTCTATGTTCCAGACACAGGTGTAGATACTGTATTTTTACCTGAAGAAAAGATGGACAGGCCAAAGAGCGGCCCAATAGCTTTCGTCTCTCAAAGCGGAGCCTTCGCAGCAGCAATGCTTGACTGGGCTGCATTGGCTGGGATAGGAATTGGAAAAATGGTCAGCTATGGGAATAAGATAGATGTCGACGATGCTGATTTAATGGACTATTTCATTTATGACGACCAAATTAAAGTTGTTACCTTCTATATTGAGGGAGTTAAGGACGGTAGAAAGTTCATCGAAGCTGCAAAGAGAATAACAAAAGTAAAACCCGTCATTGCACTGAAGAGTGGGAGAACTGAGTATGGAGCAAAGGCTGCCTCATCACACACTGGTTCATTGGCAGGTGCAGATGTTATTTACGATGCGGTATTCAAGCAGACTGGAATAATCAGAGCTGAAGACTTTGAGCACATGTTTGATGTTGCTAAGGCATTTGCAAAGTGCAAGCTTCCAAAAGGCGATAGGATTGGGATAATCACTGATGGCGGTGGAGCTGGAGTCATGGCAAGTGACGCAGTTGCCAAATTCGGCTTGAAGATGGCGCAGCTCAGCGAAGAGACTCTCAAGTTCCTTAAGGAGAACTTCCCACCACATGCAGTCGCTGGCAACCCAACTGACGTTGTTGGTGACACAGACGCTCAAAGATACAAGATTGCAATTGAAGGCTTTGTAAATGACCCGAATGTTGATGCTATTCTGGTAATAGTACTCTTCCAGGTGCCGCTCTTAAATGAGATGGAGATAATTGAGATCCTATCAGAGTATGCAAAGAAGAGCGAGAAACCAATTGTAGCAGTTGCAATGGGCGGTAAAAAGACAGAGTATTATGCAAAGCTGCTTGAGGAGAAGGGAGTTCCGGTATATCCAACGCCTGAAAGGGGAGTTAGGGCTTTGGCTGGTCTTGTGCAATATGCAAAATATTTGAAGAAGGTTGAAGGGGAGTGA
- a CDS encoding MBL fold metallo-hydrolase yields the protein MKLSFKPVWFDSLGAKSSCVFVKTSDVSILIDPGIAIMQPSFPASEEEKIRWLTKGEREIIKASKRADVIVVSHYHYDHYFPDNMEVYGGKILLAKNPNSYINDSQRKRAEYFYSNLYSYFGGITLENVLAKPETKEYPNPIKELPIASSKDFGEYNKRRKQLLKKGFKWFKNRAKKWNSTPRIPEMVFKDLKVFFADGKEFRFGDTKIEFTRPLFHGIEFSRVGWVFATVIERGDEKLIHSSDLNGPIIEDYAEWIIKENPNVLILDGPMTYMLGYLLNKTNLKRTIDNAVKIVKEIDAEVIIYDHHLPREVHFKEHTKEVWETAEKLNKNLLTAAEFLGKKPKVTECKK from the coding sequence ATGAAGCTATCGTTTAAGCCTGTGTGGTTTGACTCCTTAGGAGCTAAAAGTTCATGTGTGTTTGTTAAGACATCCGATGTATCAATCCTAATTGACCCGGGAATTGCCATTATGCAGCCAAGCTTTCCCGCAAGTGAGGAGGAAAAGATTAGATGGCTGACTAAGGGAGAAAGAGAAATAATAAAAGCGAGTAAAAGAGCAGATGTTATTGTAGTTTCCCATTATCACTATGACCACTACTTCCCGGATAATATGGAGGTTTATGGAGGGAAGATACTCTTAGCGAAGAACCCAAACAGCTACATAAATGATTCTCAAAGGAAAAGAGCTGAGTATTTTTATTCAAATCTTTACAGTTACTTTGGAGGGATAACCCTCGAAAACGTTTTGGCAAAACCAGAGACAAAAGAATATCCCAACCCTATAAAAGAGCTCCCAATTGCATCTTCAAAGGACTTTGGAGAGTATAATAAAAGGAGGAAACAACTGCTCAAGAAAGGCTTTAAGTGGTTTAAAAATAGAGCCAAGAAATGGAACTCCACTCCAAGAATCCCGGAAATGGTATTTAAAGATCTAAAAGTTTTCTTCGCTGATGGAAAGGAGTTTCGCTTTGGAGATACAAAAATTGAATTTACAAGACCCCTTTTTCATGGAATTGAGTTTTCAAGAGTTGGATGGGTTTTTGCAACTGTGATTGAGCGTGGAGATGAAAAGCTAATCCATTCAAGCGATTTAAACGGCCCGATAATAGAGGACTATGCGGAATGGATAATTAAAGAAAACCCAAATGTTCTCATTTTAGATGGCCCTATGACATATATGCTTGGCTATTTATTAAACAAAACTAACCTAAAAAGGACAATAGATAACGCTGTTAAGATCGTGAAAGAAATTGACGCTGAAGTTATTATCTATGATCATCATCTACCAAGAGAGGTTCACTTCAAAGAGCATACAAAAGAGGTCTGGGAGACTGCGGAAAAGCTTAATAAAAATCTCCTAACTGCCGCAGAATTTTTAGGGAAGAAGCCAAAAGTAACAGAATGTAAAAAATAA
- a CDS encoding sugar phosphate isomerase/epimerase has protein sequence MGVSTYVLFDRSLGVAIYKLGEFPLDFVEIMSEGYHVLDKYNYRFHREYLENYGMKNIIHAPFSDLNLAALNEKLRRVTLEIIFETLEIAHEMGSLLVVLHPGHYSPLSLKFSNAYEKVHKRSLEEIDKVSERIGIKVALENMPKFPILDGQTAGRIHELIDGTNLYVTFDVGHLYTVSNDFAEFIEVLKDKIIHVHLHDNDGKNDSHLALGEGTIPWDDVLRLLPKNVTWSLEVRSLDDLKKSFEFLKGYLK, from the coding sequence ATGGGTGTCTCAACATATGTCCTGTTTGACAGAAGTTTGGGTGTTGCTATATACAAACTTGGGGAATTTCCCTTAGACTTCGTTGAAATAATGAGTGAGGGGTATCACGTATTAGATAAGTACAACTACCGGTTTCATCGTGAATATTTAGAAAACTATGGCATGAAAAACATTATTCACGCTCCCTTCAGCGATTTAAATCTTGCCGCACTCAATGAAAAGCTTCGAAGAGTAACGCTTGAAATAATCTTTGAAACTCTTGAAATTGCACATGAAATGGGCTCCCTCCTGGTTGTTCTTCATCCGGGACACTATTCACCTCTGAGCCTTAAATTCTCCAATGCCTATGAAAAAGTCCATAAACGCTCTTTGGAAGAAATTGACAAGGTGTCTGAGAGAATTGGAATTAAGGTGGCTCTTGAAAATATGCCAAAATTTCCAATTTTAGACGGTCAAACCGCTGGGAGGATACATGAGTTAATTGACGGTACAAATCTATACGTTACTTTCGATGTGGGGCATTTGTACACAGTGAGTAATGATTTTGCTGAATTCATTGAAGTCTTGAAAGATAAGATAATCCATGTTCACCTTCATGACAATGATGGAAAAAACGATTCTCACTTGGCATTGGGGGAGGGTACAATTCCGTGGGACGATGTGCTTAGGTTATTGCCCAAAAATGTTACTTGGAGTCTGGAGGTTAGAAGTTTGGATGATTTAAAAAAGAGCTTTGAATTTTTGAAAGGTTACCTAAAATAG
- a CDS encoding MFS transporter, whose translation MKRLYLILIAGFFAILSSTMSKSPTLPLYAQSLGLTKGEIGLVASASTVTGIFVNFASGFLSDMYGRRKLLKISGFVFLSAPLLYFLAKDVPTLALVRAYYGIATAIFVPVSLALISDLFPEKRGTFMGLLSSSTLVGRALAPLLAGTLIYFADFWIIFLLCSFFGSIVFALTFTFPETGKDLEKFEFSFSSDLLLLGILDASVYMAYQAIETFLPLFYFLQGKSWLSGLILTVEVSIMAIVKPYAGYLGDKIGRIKPIIFGMGLVSSAMLIFAFSRSLPLVILGAVLFSLGASISEASTKPLATEISKFKGTALGFLESIKDIGQALGPIIVGFLGFKLGFTFVGIFGASALGIFILKFKSIKAEKLP comes from the coding sequence ATGAAAAGGCTATATTTAATCTTAATCGCAGGATTCTTCGCAATACTTAGTTCAACTATGAGCAAATCTCCCACTTTACCTCTCTATGCACAAAGTCTGGGGCTAACAAAAGGAGAAATTGGATTGGTGGCTTCAGCATCAACGGTAACAGGAATTTTCGTTAACTTTGCTTCAGGTTTTCTGAGCGATATGTATGGGAGAAGAAAGCTACTGAAAATTAGCGGATTTGTCTTTTTGAGCGCTCCCCTTCTGTATTTCTTAGCAAAGGATGTCCCAACCTTAGCTTTAGTTAGAGCATACTATGGAATCGCCACCGCTATTTTTGTCCCCGTTTCATTGGCATTGATAAGTGACCTGTTTCCAGAGAAAAGGGGAACATTTATGGGGCTTCTGAGTTCTTCAACTTTAGTTGGGAGGGCTTTGGCACCTCTCTTGGCCGGAACTCTTATTTATTTCGCGGACTTTTGGATTATTTTTCTTCTTTGCTCATTCTTCGGCTCCATTGTCTTTGCTTTAACCTTCACATTTCCAGAGACAGGAAAAGACCTGGAAAAATTTGAGTTTTCTTTCAGTTCTGACTTGCTCCTATTGGGAATTTTGGATGCTTCAGTTTACATGGCATATCAAGCTATCGAGACCTTTCTTCCTCTTTTCTACTTTCTTCAAGGTAAATCTTGGCTCTCTGGGCTAATCCTGACAGTGGAAGTTTCAATAATGGCAATTGTAAAGCCATATGCCGGCTATTTAGGCGACAAAATTGGAAGAATAAAGCCAATAATCTTTGGTATGGGATTGGTAAGCTCAGCAATGTTGATCTTTGCATTTTCAAGATCCTTACCTTTGGTAATCCTTGGGGCTGTGCTGTTCTCACTTGGCGCTTCAATAAGCGAAGCCTCAACAAAGCCTTTAGCAACAGAAATCTCAAAGTTCAAAGGTACAGCTTTGGGTTTTTTGGAGAGCATAAAAGATATTGGGCAAGCTTTAGGGCCGATAATAGTTGGATTCCTTGGATTTAAGCTTGGCTTTACTTTTGTGGGCATTTTTGGAGCCTCAGCTCTGGGAATTTTCATCTTAAAGTTTAAATCGATAAAAGCAGAAAAGCTACCATGA
- a CDS encoding magnesium transporter, whose translation MAVLLDLKERLKEAYTATLASLVISLIIGFFGGTFLGKYFNKIRSAYPGILVILPGMMGLRGNVFGSMASRFSTMLYLGDLEPKIREKRVLRNIVIAMMLSLIPVTILWMIGVIKGIRYHSFQILLIVISSTIFVSLLLGYFTAFVTIFSFKKGTDPDSVAAPLVASMGDLLTIPSLIAFILILEHSRTVFWTSNIGLILLLLFLVEISKVRRTELLEFKELFVIITLLALFSLISGFTLEKFSYLIQASVILGFAYPSLLSSFGNYGSVIAAKTSTKLHLGEIEKFFSVEPFLDILSLFATTPVIGSLINIFSIMLAKLILGSNVSFSLELALTYPLMALFIMFYSYTISYLLFKRDIDPDNVAIPLISNNSDIFGTIYAVLIAKLIVGG comes from the coding sequence ATGGCAGTCCTTTTGGATCTGAAAGAGAGACTAAAAGAGGCATATACAGCAACATTGGCTTCATTGGTAATCTCGTTGATAATTGGGTTTTTTGGAGGGACTTTTCTGGGCAAGTATTTTAATAAGATTCGCTCTGCCTATCCCGGCATTTTGGTTATTCTTCCGGGAATGATGGGATTGAGAGGAAATGTTTTCGGTTCCATGGCATCTCGGTTTTCAACGATGCTTTATTTGGGTGATTTAGAGCCAAAAATTAGAGAGAAAAGGGTTTTAAGGAACATTGTGATTGCAATGATGCTTTCTCTCATTCCTGTTACAATCCTTTGGATGATTGGGGTAATTAAGGGGATACGCTATCATTCCTTTCAGATTTTGCTGATAGTCATAAGCTCCACGATTTTTGTATCCCTATTACTTGGATATTTTACAGCGTTTGTGACGATATTTTCTTTTAAAAAGGGAACAGACCCAGACAGTGTTGCCGCCCCTTTAGTTGCTTCGATGGGGGATCTGTTGACAATACCATCTCTTATAGCTTTTATTCTCATCCTGGAACATTCCAGAACAGTGTTTTGGACTTCGAATATTGGTCTTATACTCCTTCTTTTATTTCTTGTTGAAATCAGCAAAGTAAGAAGAACGGAGCTTTTGGAGTTCAAAGAGCTTTTTGTGATAATAACCCTTTTGGCTCTTTTTTCCCTAATCTCCGGATTTACGCTGGAGAAATTTAGCTACTTAATCCAAGCCTCTGTAATTCTCGGATTTGCTTATCCTTCTCTGCTCAGCAGCTTTGGAAACTATGGTTCTGTTATTGCAGCAAAAACTTCAACAAAGCTGCATCTTGGAGAAATTGAAAAGTTTTTTTCTGTGGAACCGTTTTTAGATATACTCTCTCTGTTTGCAACCACTCCTGTAATAGGCAGTTTAATAAACATCTTCAGCATCATGCTTGCAAAACTTATTCTTGGAAGCAACGTATCTTTTTCCTTAGAGCTTGCTCTTACGTATCCACTTATGGCACTTTTCATAATGTTCTACTCCTATACTATTTCATACCTCCTCTTTAAGAGGGATATAGATCCAGACAACGTTGCGATTCCATTAATTTCAAACAACAGCGATATATTCGGCACGATATACGCTGTTTTAATAGCAAAGCTCATTGTAGGTGGTTAA
- a CDS encoding HNH endonuclease signature motif containing protein, which yields MGNEGVSPHIRRKILKRDGYKCQNCGYDYLDVHYMDGNIENKNLENLIVLCRQCHYKLHQIEKLRKIKPVLENLLNELFEKPIEIFMDVNFEEVVESFKNRVQREIIREFKFFVKSRILAKLEEKTLREIEKEIEKERTSTTGSLRKIILERYNYRCSECGYGYLEVHHIDGDRLNSNPENLITLCRRCHRKTHSSMYSWTKVEDMDKGTSRFYREFYKLAHKIAKDKEDRFKMTIKFKQAGKSMKINREQFKKFYEIFGHDIVEDILVQWEREIRRYLNQLEWEQQKEMYRNVYFLLEHVLPRNSFRVFVNLAKSGKFDRKTLREAKRILKESLK from the coding sequence GTGGGAAATGAAGGAGTGTCACCCCACATTAGGAGAAAGATATTGAAAAGAGATGGCTACAAGTGCCAGAATTGTGGTTACGATTATCTTGACGTCCACTATATGGATGGAAATATTGAAAATAAAAATTTAGAAAATTTGATTGTTCTGTGTAGACAATGCCACTACAAACTTCACCAAATAGAGAAATTAAGGAAGATTAAACCTGTTCTTGAGAATCTCCTTAATGAACTCTTTGAAAAACCAATTGAAATATTTATGGATGTTAACTTTGAAGAAGTCGTTGAGAGTTTTAAAAATAGAGTCCAGAGAGAAATTATTCGCGAATTTAAATTTTTTGTTAAAAGTAGAATTTTAGCTAAATTAGAGGAAAAGACGCTAAGAGAAATTGAAAAAGAGATAGAAAAAGAACGTACAAGCACTACTGGGTCCCTCCGCAAAATCATTCTTGAAAGATACAACTACAGATGTTCAGAGTGCGGATATGGGTATTTAGAGGTACACCATATAGACGGGGACAGGCTGAATAGTAATCCGGAAAATTTAATTACTTTATGTAGACGATGCCATCGTAAGACTCATTCGTCTATGTATTCTTGGACTAAAGTTGAGGATATGGACAAAGGTACTTCGAGATTTTATCGTGAGTTTTATAAATTGGCTCATAAAATAGCAAAAGATAAAGAAGATAGGTTTAAAATGACGATAAAGTTTAAGCAAGCAGGTAAAAGTATGAAAATCAACAGAGAACAATTTAAAAAGTTTTATGAAATTTTTGGACATGACATAGTAGAGGATATTCTCGTTCAATGGGAAAGGGAGATTAGGCGTTATTTAAATCAGCTTGAATGGGAGCAACAAAAAGAAATGTATAGGAACGTGTATTTCCTATTGGAACATGTCTTGCCCAGAAACTCATTTAGAGTATTCGTCAATCTTGCAAAGAGTGGAAAATTTGACAGAAAAACATTAAGAGAAGCAAAGAGAATACTAAAAGAATCACTTAAATAA